The proteins below come from a single Pelecanus crispus isolate bPelCri1 chromosome 19, bPelCri1.pri, whole genome shotgun sequence genomic window:
- the LOC142595376 gene encoding lathosterol oxidase-like has product MDLVLDVADRHLLTPYVYPAGWPEGEPCRQLLSLFVITNLGALALYLLFGTLSYCFIFDHELQKHPQFLENQVRREIAYALRSLPWISVPTVALFFAEVRGYSKLYDNIEDSPYGWSGVFLSMLSFLFFTDMGIYWIHRALHHKLLYKRFHKPHHLWKIATPFASHAFHPVDGFMQSLPYHVYPFLFPLHKVTYLGLYIFVNVWTISIHDGDYRVPRLLRHVINGSAHHTDHHLYFDYNYGQYFTLWDKIGGSYKSPTAFEGKGPHDYLRKLREKGPGTPDGPPAAKTE; this is encoded by the exons ATGGATCTGGTCCTGGACGTCGCCGACCGGCACCTCCTCACGCCCTACGTGTACCCCGCCGGCTGGCCCGAGGGCGAGCCCTGCCGCCAGCTCCTCAGCCTCTTCGTCATCACCAACCTGGGGGCGCTGGCCCTCTACCTGCTCTTCGGCACCCTCAGCTACTGCTTCATCTTTGACCACGAACTCCAGAAACATCCCCAGTTCCTAGAG AACCAGGTGCGTCGGGAGATCGCCTACGCGCTGCGCTCCCTCCCCTGGATCAGCGTGCCCACCGTCGCCCTGTTCTTTGCCGAGGTGCGGGGCTACAGCAAGCTCTACGACAACATCGAGGACTCCCCCTACG GCTGGTCGGGCGTCTTCCTCAGCATGCtgtccttcctcttcttcactGACATGGGCATCTACTGGATACACCGCGCTCTCCACCACAAACTGCTCTATAAG CGCTTCCACAAGCCCCACCACCTCTGGAAGATCGCGACGCCCTTCGCCAGCCACGCCTTCCACCCCGTCGACGGCTTCATGCAGAGCCTGCCCTACCACGTCtaccccttcctcttccccctgcaCAAAGTCACCTACTTGGGCCTCTACATCTTCGTCAACGTCTGGACCATCTCCATTCACGACGGCGACTACCGCGTCCCCCGCCTCCTGCGACACGTCATCAACGGATCGGCCCACCACACCGACCACCACTTGTACTTCGACTACAACTACGGGCAGTACTTCACCCTCTGGGACAAGATCGGCGGCTCCTATAAGAGCCCCACGGCCTTCGAGGGCAAAGGCCCCCACGACTACTTGCGCAAGCTCCGAGAGAAAGGCCCGGGGACGCCCGACGGCCCCCCGGCCGCCAAGACCGAGTAG